The region CACAAGAACCTGGTGATCGAGCGCATCGTAAGTTCGGCGGAGATCACTCCGACGCAATACGTGCAAACCGAGGACGAATGGGTGGCGATGCTGCAGGGCGAGGCGACGCTCGAGGTCGCAGGCGAGGCCGTCGAGCTGCGTTCCGGCGACTACCTGTTCCTGCCTGCCGGTACGCCGCATACCGTGCGCCGTGTTTCCGAGGGCACGCTGTGGTTGGCGATTCACTTGCATTGATGGCGGGCGCGGCCGTTTGCGCACGCATCCTCATCTATTCATGGCCGCGGGGCGGCGCGACGATCGCTTTGCCGGCCGTCCTTAGCCAGACGAAGGGATCGCGCTTGCCGAGACTTCCTTCCGCAACCACCGGCAGAACGCATCGACGGCCGGTGCGGTGTCGGCGCCTTGTCGGCGGACGATCCAGAACGCGTAGGCGTTGTCCAGGGAATCGTCGAAGGGCTTGATCAGGCGGCCGCGTTGCAGGTCTTCCTCGACCAAGGGAGCGACGCCCAAGGCGACGCCGTGCCCGGCGACGGCGGCTTCCTGGGCCAGGTACATGCTGGCGAACATCGGGCCTCGGGTCGCATCCACTCCGGTCGCGCCGGAGGCTTCCAGCCAGGCCGCCCAATCCGGCACGCCGGGGCGGCCGGTGGCGCCTTCGTCATGCAGCAGGGTGTGCTGGCGCAGGTCGTCGGGCGAGGCCAGCGGCCGGCGCGCGTCGTTCGCCAGCGCAGGCGCGCACACCGGAAACACCGGCGCATCCATCCAGCGCTCGGCATGGACGCCCGTGTAAGCGCCGGGCCCGTAGCGGATGGCGACGTCGATGCCGTCGCGGACGAAATCGACGCGCTCGTTACCAGTCTCGATGCGCAGTTGGATATCGGCATGGTCGTGGTGAAACCGGTGCAACCTCGGCGCGAGCCATTTCGCCGCGAAGGATTCCACGGTGCTGACGCGCAGATGCGCTGC is a window of Lysobacter antibioticus DNA encoding:
- a CDS encoding cupin domain-containing protein, producing MLLISVRAGGLSDNPFEPEPGSGLPGPDARRPSESILMRIDNLFANAAAPAQGERFEALLSHKNLVIERIVSSAEITPTQYVQTEDEWVAMLQGEATLEVAGEAVELRSGDYLFLPAGTPHTVRRVSEGTLWLAIHLH
- the gcvA gene encoding transcriptional regulator GcvA → MKSRPPAPLNALRAFETAARCLSFQEAAGQLFVTPAAVSHQVKRLEAYLGVKLFERGHRAVELTAEGAALAVSLSELFGQLDRVLDRVAVPTAAHLRVSTVESFAAKWLAPRLHRFHHDHADIQLRIETGNERVDFVRDGIDVAIRYGPGAYTGVHAERWMDAPVFPVCAPALANDARRPLASPDDLRQHTLLHDEGATGRPGVPDWAAWLEASGATGVDATRGPMFASMYLAQEAAVAGHGVALGVAPLVEEDLQRGRLIKPFDDSLDNAYAFWIVRRQGADTAPAVDAFCRWLRKEVSASAIPSSG